A region from the Cellvibrio sp. PSBB006 genome encodes:
- a CDS encoding TatD family hydrolase yields MLVDSHCHLDRINLTPYDGELTGAIQAAHARGIQQMLCIGISLENIQTVIDIAQQHPGVVASVGVHPCDVKEGTASAEQLLQWSQQPKVVALGETGLDYHYETESKALQHESFALHLEVGGKTGLPVVVHTREARDDTIDLIKAHGSLEHAGVLHCFTEDWDMAKRALDLNYYISISGIVTFKNAEQIRDVVRKMPIDRLLVETDSPYLAPVPYRGKPNEPRYVREVAEFVAEVRGMAFEDLAQQTTDNFYRLFTRAKQYLPH; encoded by the coding sequence ATGTTAGTCGACTCCCATTGCCACCTTGACCGTATTAACCTGACGCCTTACGACGGGGAACTGACCGGTGCAATCCAGGCCGCGCATGCGCGTGGTATCCAACAAATGCTGTGCATCGGCATTAGCCTGGAAAATATCCAGACCGTTATTGATATTGCGCAGCAGCATCCCGGCGTAGTGGCTTCAGTCGGTGTGCATCCCTGCGATGTAAAAGAAGGTACCGCCAGCGCAGAACAATTGCTGCAGTGGTCGCAACAACCCAAAGTGGTTGCGCTGGGGGAAACCGGCCTGGATTATCATTACGAAACGGAAAGCAAAGCGCTGCAACATGAAAGCTTCGCCCTGCATCTGGAGGTGGGTGGTAAAACCGGATTGCCTGTTGTTGTGCACACACGCGAAGCGCGTGACGATACTATCGATTTAATTAAAGCTCACGGCAGTCTCGAACATGCAGGCGTGCTGCATTGTTTTACCGAAGATTGGGATATGGCCAAACGTGCTCTGGACTTGAATTATTACATTTCCATCTCCGGCATTGTCACCTTCAAAAATGCCGAGCAAATTCGCGATGTCGTGCGCAAGATGCCCATTGACCGTTTGCTGGTTGAAACCGATTCACCTTACCTGGCGCCTGTCCCTTATCGCGGCAAACCGAACGAGCCGCGTTACGTGCGCGAAGTGGCCGAGTTTGTGGCCGAGGTGCGCGGCATGGCGTTTGAAGATCTTGCGCAACAAACCACCGACAATTTTTATCGTTTGTTCACACGCGCAAAACAATATTTGCCCCATTAA
- a CDS encoding dUTP diphosphatase: MNAQAQQIQIMLELQDSMNTKVTANWREQGYEWYRAIWVECAELMDHYGWKWWKKQTPDTEQVALELIDIWHFGLSILLQSGETQDAIIARVQNNLCIVTEQPDFRLDLEAFAGATLADRQFHIDLFGRLMAGVDMSFDQLYRGYVGKNVLNFFRQDNGYKDGSYRKHWHDGREDNEHLVDVLQSLDAAKLSFKDELYEALKARYDHAQ; the protein is encoded by the coding sequence ATGAACGCACAAGCACAACAGATTCAGATCATGCTCGAATTACAAGACAGCATGAACACCAAAGTCACCGCCAACTGGCGCGAACAGGGATACGAATGGTACCGCGCAATTTGGGTCGAGTGTGCGGAATTGATGGATCATTACGGCTGGAAATGGTGGAAAAAACAAACGCCGGATACTGAGCAAGTCGCGTTGGAATTAATTGATATCTGGCATTTTGGTTTGAGTATTTTATTGCAGTCCGGTGAAACCCAGGACGCCATCATTGCGCGCGTACAGAATAATTTATGCATTGTCACTGAGCAGCCAGACTTCCGCCTTGACCTCGAAGCCTTCGCCGGCGCAACCCTCGCGGATCGTCAATTTCACATTGATTTATTCGGCCGTTTGATGGCGGGTGTGGATATGAGTTTTGATCAACTCTATCGCGGTTACGTTGGCAAGAATGTGCTGAATTTTTTCCGCCAGGATAACGGTTATAAAGACGGCAGTTACCGCAAGCATTGGCACGATGGGCGTGAAGATAACGAGCATCTGGTCGACGTGTTGCAGAGTCTGGATGCGGCGAAGTTGAGTTTTAAGGATGAGTTGTATGAGGCATTAAAAGCGCGGTATGACCATGCACAATAA